The following proteins are co-located in the Bacteroidales bacterium genome:
- a CDS encoding HU family DNA-binding protein produces the protein MTKKELVNAIAAEAGLSIKDAGKSLNAFVTSFGKAMKKGQRIQLPGMGTFKVDKRSARVVRNPRTGAKLNVPAKKVVKFKAAPALNKGL, from the coding sequence ATGACAAAAAAAGAATTAGTTAATGCAATCGCTGCTGAGGCAGGACTTTCTATCAAAGATGCTGGCAAATCATTAAACGCATTTGTTACCTCTTTCGGAAAAGCAATGAAAAAAGGTCAGAGAATCCAGCTCCCGGGCATGGGTACATTTAAAGTTGACAAGAGAAGTGCAAGAGTGGTTCGTAACCCACGTACTGGCGCTAAACTTAACGTTCCTGCTAAGAAGGTTGTAAAATTCAAAGCAGCTCCTGCTCTTAACAAAGGTCTTTAA
- a CDS encoding TonB-dependent receptor: MRKIIQNIIIFLLLSSSINAQQKINVSGFVKSREDGERLIGAFITEAGTSNGTTSDYNGYFNLVVQNGTSLKVSFIGYKDLVLNLNTGNDTILEIALSEDIEQLAEVTINAQRKINSNISTLNYVQMTQTPSLGGKPDVIKTLQLLPGISSQKEGSSLMIVRGGDPGQNLYLFDNVPIIYVNHLGGFMSVFNPEMINNIDVYKGGFPSRYGGKLSSVMDITQKEGDYSAYKGSFSAGITDLSFNFEGPAGIKNSSFIVGARKTLFDPLMALIQLTQYTAGDYIIAYGFHDFNGKFSWKPDNKNSLSLNFYQGDDYLNYWSLKKEKYRMGDIWGNWLISAKYNKIVSPRLFSSSNISFTRYRLKEFMNYTLQEPDTSTTHRQSYKSAVRDLSFRSALKFTVSESWFADFGIQSSWLSLIPNETYNSTQAVQYPTEPVNSLETAIYADNKFILKDKWSVTPGFRFINHLTRGFPDLSFEPRLNADLRFSENHSISFSYMKVSQYSHLVFTTGSIWNNEVWIPSGKKIPPAKSDQLTIGWNGSFMSGKFSSELSLYYKDMYNLSTYKDGYTSLMGDENWISKVETGGKGRSTGIEVLVKKNSGNWTGFISYVYSLTTRQFPNINDGKQYMFDYNRPNNLSLNLNRKIGDNLNLNLVWVYQSGLPYTQAIGRQYIPSVTNDMEGADFYYEGLIYGERNGARMKDYHRLDIGLTWSHYNRRYNKVDWNFSIYNLYNRHNPVFYYYNTDKSMDLYNPQWNHDFKPLSLYQLSLFPIMPSVSYKVYFDPLARKSRKASAIAIALEKANLEKQRVSASGGSYIKDRWNIKAGYSISSGRGAKYDPYRNKRYNLELNYGFFNNIEAGIYGGYSRIQMWEQISPTGWGGYQKGAFIYGVNCNFQLLPYLIKKDDFRFDLYITGKLGGITIKSSKSYEEHCLGAGATVYLFKHLGFFSEYYYGKFYTVPLNPFHFFSQPVQNKVNFGLTVKFK; this comes from the coding sequence ATGCGAAAGATCATTCAAAACATCATCATCTTTCTATTACTGAGCTCCTCAATAAATGCTCAACAAAAGATTAATGTTTCAGGATTTGTAAAAAGCAGGGAAGATGGAGAGCGATTGATAGGAGCATTCATAACTGAGGCAGGAACATCAAATGGTACAACATCAGATTACAATGGATATTTTAACCTGGTGGTTCAGAATGGTACTTCATTGAAAGTCTCATTTATTGGATATAAAGACCTGGTTTTGAATCTGAATACAGGTAATGATACGATTCTTGAAATTGCGTTATCAGAGGATATTGAACAACTGGCTGAGGTAACAATAAATGCACAGAGGAAAATAAATAGTAATATCTCAACCCTGAACTATGTCCAGATGACGCAAACCCCTTCTTTGGGAGGAAAACCAGATGTAATCAAAACCCTTCAGCTTCTGCCTGGAATAAGTTCACAAAAGGAAGGATCCAGCCTCATGATTGTCAGGGGTGGGGATCCGGGGCAGAACCTTTACCTTTTCGATAATGTCCCAATCATATATGTCAATCACCTTGGCGGATTCATGTCTGTTTTCAATCCTGAGATGATTAACAATATCGATGTCTATAAAGGTGGATTTCCTTCGAGATACGGGGGGAAACTTTCCTCTGTAATGGATATAACCCAAAAGGAAGGTGATTACTCTGCCTATAAGGGATCGTTTAGTGCAGGTATAACAGATTTGTCTTTCAATTTTGAAGGACCGGCAGGAATTAAGAATTCAAGCTTTATTGTAGGGGCAAGAAAAACCCTGTTCGATCCTTTGATGGCATTGATCCAGCTTACCCAGTATACAGCCGGTGATTATATTATTGCATACGGTTTTCATGATTTCAATGGTAAATTTTCCTGGAAACCAGATAATAAGAACAGTCTAAGCTTAAACTTTTATCAGGGAGATGATTACCTTAATTATTGGTCCTTGAAGAAGGAGAAGTACAGAATGGGTGACATATGGGGAAACTGGCTCATTTCGGCAAAATATAATAAAATAGTATCTCCAAGGTTATTTTCATCAAGCAACATATCCTTCACCCGATACAGGTTAAAGGAGTTCATGAATTACACTTTACAGGAACCGGATACCTCGACTACGCACAGGCAAAGTTACAAATCTGCAGTCAGGGATCTGTCCTTCAGGTCGGCTTTAAAATTTACTGTATCTGAAAGCTGGTTTGCAGATTTCGGAATTCAATCTTCCTGGCTCTCTTTGATTCCAAATGAAACATACAATTCTACTCAGGCAGTTCAGTACCCAACAGAACCTGTAAATTCATTAGAAACAGCCATCTACGCTGACAACAAATTCATCCTCAAAGATAAATGGTCAGTTACCCCTGGTTTCAGGTTCATCAACCATCTTACCAGAGGATTTCCAGATCTTTCCTTTGAGCCGAGACTGAATGCGGATCTGCGATTTTCAGAAAATCATTCCATCAGCTTCAGCTACATGAAGGTTTCACAATATTCTCATCTTGTGTTCACTACCGGGAGCATATGGAATAATGAAGTCTGGATACCATCCGGCAAAAAGATCCCTCCTGCTAAATCTGACCAGCTGACTATAGGATGGAATGGTTCGTTCATGAGTGGAAAGTTCTCTTCCGAACTTAGCCTCTATTATAAGGATATGTACAATCTCTCCACATACAAAGACGGATACACCAGCCTGATGGGTGATGAGAACTGGATTTCAAAGGTCGAAACAGGGGGGAAGGGAAGATCAACGGGTATTGAGGTCTTGGTCAAGAAGAATTCCGGAAACTGGACAGGATTCATCAGTTATGTTTACTCATTGACAACAAGGCAATTCCCAAACATAAATGACGGAAAGCAATATATGTTTGATTATAACCGTCCCAATAATCTCTCTTTGAACCTGAATCGCAAAATTGGTGATAATCTCAACCTTAATCTGGTTTGGGTTTATCAGTCCGGCTTGCCCTATACTCAAGCAATCGGCAGACAGTATATCCCATCTGTGACAAATGATATGGAGGGTGCTGATTTCTATTATGAGGGATTGATATATGGTGAAAGAAATGGAGCCAGAATGAAAGATTATCACAGGCTGGATATCGGATTAACCTGGTCCCATTATAACCGGAGATATAATAAAGTTGATTGGAATTTCTCCATATACAACCTTTATAACAGGCACAACCCTGTTTTCTACTATTACAATACTGATAAATCGATGGATCTTTACAATCCTCAATGGAATCATGACTTCAAGCCATTATCACTTTACCAGTTGAGTTTATTTCCCATTATGCCTTCTGTATCCTATAAAGTATATTTTGATCCTTTAGCAAGGAAATCCCGAAAGGCATCTGCGATAGCGATCGCTCTTGAAAAAGCAAATTTGGAAAAACAGAGAGTGTCTGCCTCAGGAGGTTCATACATTAAGGATCGCTGGAATATTAAAGCAGGTTATTCAATCTCTTCGGGAAGAGGGGCGAAATATGATCCGTACAGAAACAAAAGATATAACCTTGAACTGAACTATGGATTTTTTAATAATATTGAAGCAGGAATTTATGGAGGATACTCAAGGATTCAGATGTGGGAACAAATATCACCAACGGGATGGGGGGGGTATCAAAAAGGTGCATTCATTTATGGTGTCAACTGTAATTTTCAGCTGCTCCCTTATTTAATTAAAAAGGATGATTTTAGGTTTGATCTGTATATTACCGGAAAGCTTGGTGGTATCACAATAAAATCCTCAAAAAGCTATGAAGAACATTGTCTTGGTGCCGGGGCAACAGTCTATTTGTTTAAACACCTTGGATTTTTTAGCGAGTATTATTACGGTAAATTCTACACTGTGCCTTTAAATCCCTTTCATTTCTTTAGTCAACCTGTTCAGAACAAAGTCAATTTCGGTCTGACAGTAAAATTTAAATGA
- a CDS encoding response regulator transcription factor: MNCIIVDDDKLSCKILEGYVGKSTSLNLIGSFSDAVEARNILTKRHDIELIILDVEMPEMNGFDFIGSLDFPPNIIIVSSAEEYAMKAFDFNVVDYLLKPVTYGRFCKAVDKTVRYFSRKEGTSSGDEEIFIKKGSSLVKLKLRDIIYIEALENYVTLNTNDDKFTIHFTMKAIENQLPSGVFIRVHRSFIINKSMIQTIKENSLDINVGGSLKSIPVGKSFRDSLLNDINVMAR; encoded by the coding sequence ATGAACTGCATTATTGTCGATGATGACAAACTAAGCTGTAAAATCCTTGAGGGATACGTTGGCAAATCAACATCCCTCAATCTTATAGGTTCATTCAGCGATGCAGTTGAAGCACGAAATATTCTAACTAAAAGACATGATATCGAGCTTATTATACTCGATGTCGAGATGCCTGAAATGAACGGTTTTGATTTTATCGGAAGCCTTGACTTTCCTCCTAATATTATAATAGTATCCTCAGCAGAGGAATATGCAATGAAGGCATTCGACTTTAATGTTGTTGACTATCTGCTCAAACCTGTCACTTACGGACGTTTCTGCAAAGCAGTTGATAAAACTGTCAGATATTTCTCCCGCAAAGAAGGTACCAGCTCAGGCGACGAGGAAATATTTATTAAAAAAGGTTCATCGCTTGTTAAACTTAAACTGAGAGATATTATCTATATCGAAGCACTTGAAAATTATGTTACCCTGAATACCAATGATGATAAATTTACAATACATTTTACTATGAAAGCAATTGAAAATCAGTTGCCTTCAGGAGTATTCATCAGGGTGCACAGATCATTCATTATTAATAAAAGCATGATCCAGACTATTAAGGAGAATTCCCTCGATATCAATGTAGGCGGTTCCCTTAAAAGTATTCCGGTCGGGAAATCATTCAGAGACTCCCTCCTGAATGATATAAATGTGATGGCAAGATAA
- a CDS encoding aspartate aminotransferase family protein — MLTNRQIFLQHLGQTSPSPMMIEIVSAKGIYMFGPDGQEYMDLISGVSVSNTGHSHPAVVEAVKSQADQYMHLMVYGEIIQSPQVRYAEKLTGILPSSLNSCYFVNSGSEAVEGALKLAKRYTGRGRIISFKNAYHGSTHGALSVQGSELYRNSFRPLMPDVFQISFNDEKALDIIDTSVACVIVEPVQGEGGIIYPENDFLKKLRDKCTSAGALLIFDEIQTGFGRTGFMFAIDRFRVVPDILLLAKALGGGMPLGAFISSKEIMSVLISNPVLGHITTFGGHPVCCAAGLAALNVIIEGGYVEKSIPKAELFKKELIHPHISEVRGEGLLMAVKLKNPDFIHYVIAHAPDYGLILDYFLFCSDAFRIAPPLIIAEDEIAEACNRLKKLLDAAGINAERK; from the coding sequence ATGCTTACCAATCGTCAGATCTTTCTGCAGCATCTTGGACAGACTTCACCATCACCTATGATGATCGAGATTGTCAGTGCAAAAGGAATATATATGTTTGGTCCCGACGGACAAGAGTATATGGACCTGATATCAGGGGTGTCGGTTAGCAATACCGGACATAGTCATCCCGCCGTTGTTGAGGCTGTTAAAAGCCAGGCTGACCAATATATGCACCTGATGGTCTATGGAGAAATAATCCAGTCTCCTCAGGTGAGATATGCTGAAAAACTTACCGGAATACTTCCGTCTTCACTGAACAGTTGCTACTTTGTTAACTCAGGAAGTGAAGCAGTGGAAGGGGCCCTAAAGCTGGCTAAAAGATATACAGGTAGGGGCCGGATAATCTCTTTTAAAAATGCTTACCATGGAAGCACACATGGAGCACTCAGTGTTCAGGGAAGCGAGCTTTACCGAAACTCTTTCAGACCACTGATGCCCGATGTTTTCCAGATCAGTTTCAATGATGAGAAAGCATTAGATATTATTGACACTTCAGTTGCATGTGTTATTGTTGAGCCTGTTCAGGGAGAAGGCGGTATAATTTATCCTGAAAATGATTTCCTGAAGAAACTGAGAGACAAATGTACATCTGCAGGTGCCTTGCTGATTTTTGATGAGATCCAGACCGGTTTTGGACGTACAGGTTTCATGTTTGCCATCGACCGGTTCAGGGTTGTTCCCGATATTCTTCTGCTGGCAAAAGCTCTTGGAGGCGGAATGCCGCTTGGTGCATTCATATCATCCAAGGAGATAATGTCGGTACTGATCTCAAATCCTGTTCTTGGACATATCACAACTTTTGGAGGTCATCCTGTCTGTTGTGCTGCCGGACTTGCTGCCCTCAATGTTATAATCGAAGGAGGGTATGTTGAAAAATCAATTCCTAAAGCAGAACTCTTTAAAAAAGAACTGATTCATCCTCATATTTCTGAGGTGAGAGGAGAGGGCCTTCTAATGGCTGTTAAGCTCAAAAATCCGGATTTTATTCATTATGTAATCGCTCATGCTCCTGATTATGGCCTGATTCTTGATTATTTTCTTTTCTGCAGCGATGCTTTCAGAATTGCTCCTCCGCTTATAATAGCTGAGGATGAAATAGCTGAAGCATGTAACAGGCTGAAAAAACTGCTTGATGCTGCAGGGATAAACGCAGAAAGGAAATGA
- the htpG gene encoding molecular chaperone HtpG: MQTGKIGVTTENIFPIIKKFLYSDHEIFLRELISNAVDATQKLKTLASVGDYKGALDDTTIRVSFDKKKKTIIVSDRGLGMTKEEVDKYLNQIAFSSANDFLDKYKDQINSIIGHFGLGFYSSFMVSDKVEVITKSYQDGAQAVKWSCDGSPEFSIEEVEKENIGTDVILYIDKESKEFLEESRIEQLLKKYCKFLPVDIAFGIEKEWKDGKMVETGKAKIINNTKPAWTLKPADLKDDDYKNFYRELYPAGEEPLFNIHLNVDYPFKLTGILYFPKIKSNIEIQKNKIQLYCNQVFVTDSVEGIVPEFLTLLHGVIDSPDIPLNVSRSYLQSDSNVKKISAHITKKVADRLNDIFKNNREEFEKKWDSLKLFIEYGMMTEEKFYEKASKFALLKNTEDKYFTFEEYEKIIKENQTDKNNTLIYLYSTNKTDQFTYIEKAKNKGYDVLLLDGQLDVHLINQLESKLKDTRFVRVDSDVVDKLIQKDEKRESKLTPEQQDDLKSVFNVRVKSKEVYNVVFETLDENEAPVIITQSEFMRRMKEMAQMGGGGMNFYGELPDSFNIVVNPNHQLVIKVSEDLQTKEGTRLVENDAERKRIKEEIDFTEKEHKKKKADEISQIEKDDLEKLRKELTDVENSRKEILESYGTSNKVVKQLIDLALLANNMLRGEELSSFVKRSVELL; this comes from the coding sequence ATGCAAACCGGTAAAATTGGAGTAACTACTGAGAACATTTTCCCGATTATTAAAAAATTTCTCTATTCTGACCATGAGATCTTTCTTCGTGAACTCATTTCAAATGCTGTTGATGCCACACAGAAACTTAAGACACTTGCTTCTGTAGGCGATTATAAAGGTGCCCTTGATGATACAACGATCAGAGTATCATTCGATAAGAAGAAAAAGACAATAATTGTCTCCGACAGGGGTTTGGGAATGACAAAAGAGGAGGTGGATAAATACCTTAACCAGATCGCTTTTTCCAGCGCCAACGATTTTCTTGATAAATATAAAGACCAGATAAATTCGATAATCGGACATTTCGGTCTTGGATTCTATTCATCATTTATGGTGTCTGATAAGGTTGAAGTTATTACAAAATCCTATCAGGATGGTGCGCAGGCTGTTAAGTGGAGCTGTGATGGAAGTCCCGAGTTTTCGATAGAGGAGGTTGAAAAGGAGAACATAGGAACAGATGTCATTCTCTATATTGATAAGGAGTCAAAAGAGTTTCTTGAGGAGAGCAGGATCGAACAGCTTCTTAAAAAATACTGCAAATTCCTGCCCGTGGATATTGCTTTCGGCATTGAGAAAGAGTGGAAAGACGGCAAGATGGTAGAGACAGGAAAAGCAAAAATCATAAATAATACAAAACCTGCATGGACACTCAAACCTGCTGATCTTAAAGATGATGATTATAAAAATTTCTACAGGGAGCTATATCCTGCCGGAGAAGAACCATTGTTCAATATACACCTGAATGTAGATTATCCTTTCAAGCTAACAGGAATATTATACTTCCCGAAGATTAAAAGCAATATCGAAATTCAGAAAAATAAAATTCAGCTTTACTGTAACCAGGTTTTTGTTACAGATTCAGTAGAAGGCATTGTTCCTGAGTTTCTTACACTACTTCACGGAGTAATTGATTCACCTGATATTCCGTTGAACGTATCTAGGAGTTATCTTCAGAGCGATTCGAATGTAAAGAAAATTTCTGCCCATATTACAAAGAAAGTGGCTGACCGGCTTAACGACATATTCAAGAATAACCGTGAGGAATTTGAGAAGAAATGGGATAGCTTAAAGTTATTCATTGAATATGGAATGATGACCGAGGAAAAGTTTTATGAGAAAGCCTCCAAGTTTGCCCTTCTTAAAAACACTGAGGATAAGTATTTTACATTTGAGGAGTATGAAAAGATAATTAAGGAGAATCAGACCGATAAGAATAATACACTGATTTATCTTTATTCTACAAACAAAACTGATCAGTTTACATATATTGAAAAAGCTAAGAATAAGGGTTATGATGTTCTGCTTCTCGACGGTCAGCTTGATGTTCACCTGATTAATCAGCTTGAGTCTAAGCTGAAAGATACCAGGTTTGTCAGGGTTGACTCCGATGTGGTTGACAAACTCATTCAGAAAGATGAGAAACGCGAATCAAAGCTGACTCCTGAGCAGCAGGACGATCTGAAGAGTGTATTTAATGTAAGAGTGAAATCAAAAGAGGTTTATAATGTTGTTTTTGAAACACTCGATGAGAATGAAGCGCCTGTAATCATAACTCAGTCAGAGTTCATGCGCAGAATGAAAGAGATGGCTCAGATGGGCGGCGGAGGGATGAATTTTTATGGCGAACTGCCCGATAGTTTTAACATTGTTGTTAATCCTAATCATCAGCTTGTTATAAAGGTTTCTGAGGATCTGCAGACAAAGGAAGGTACCCGCCTGGTAGAGAATGATGCTGAAAGAAAAAGGATTAAGGAGGAGATCGATTTTACAGAAAAAGAGCATAAGAAAAAGAAGGCTGATGAAATTAGTCAGATTGAGAAAGATGATCTCGAAAAACTGCGCAAGGAACTGACAGATGTTGAAAACTCCAGGAAAGAGATCCTCGAATCATATGGCACTTCAAACAAAGTTGTCAAGCAGCTTATAGACCTTGCACTGCTCGCAAATAATATGCTGAGAGGAGAGGAGCTGAGTAGCTTCGTTAAACGTAGCGTGGAATTGTTATAA